The following are from one region of the Stigmatella ashevillena genome:
- a CDS encoding TetR/AcrR family transcriptional regulator C-terminal domain-containing protein has translation MRLDAERVVRTALRLLNEEGLEGLTLRRIAQELDVQAPALYWHFKSKQDLIDEMATTMFRDLVKATGQPDAGQPWDTWMAESGRSLRQMLLSYRDGARVFSGTYLTDNMLYEALEWALQKLTSAGFSLRDAVRGYNILSSYTVGFVIEEQAVYPQKGERNAQYDLNQRAKRIDAKKFPLALAAGKEAFTDFDDRFESGLRVIIAGIEQSFSRK, from the coding sequence ATGCGGCTGGATGCCGAGCGGGTGGTGCGCACAGCGCTGCGGCTGCTCAATGAGGAGGGGTTGGAAGGGCTGACCTTGCGGCGGATTGCCCAGGAACTCGATGTGCAGGCGCCCGCGCTCTACTGGCACTTCAAGAGCAAGCAGGACCTGATCGACGAAATGGCGACGACCATGTTCCGGGATCTGGTGAAGGCCACGGGCCAACCGGATGCCGGGCAGCCCTGGGACACGTGGATGGCCGAGAGTGGGCGGAGCTTGCGCCAGATGCTGCTGAGCTACCGGGACGGGGCCAGGGTGTTCAGTGGCACGTACCTCACCGACAACATGCTGTACGAGGCCTTGGAGTGGGCGCTGCAGAAGCTCACCTCCGCGGGCTTCTCCCTGCGCGACGCGGTCCGCGGTTACAACATTCTCTCCAGCTACACGGTGGGGTTTGTCATCGAGGAGCAGGCCGTGTACCCCCAGAAGGGGGAGCGCAATGCACAGTACGATCTGAACCAGCGCGCCAAGCGGATCGACGCGAAGAAGTTCCCCCTCGCGCTGGCTGCTGGCAAGGAAGCCTTCACGGACTTCGACGATCGCTTCGAAAGCGGCCTGCGGGTGATCATCGCCGGGATAGAGCAGTCCTTTTCGAGGAAGTGA
- a CDS encoding FAD-dependent oxidoreductase: protein MKTQVLIVGAGPTGLTLACELARRGVHFRIIEKAPEPFAGSRGKGLQPRTLELFEDLGVLDAVLAAGMRYPPLRAYAEGAVVWEGHMHEHREATPEVPFPNPWMLPQARTEGILRERLAESGFHVEFATELTGLEQDAEGVTATLLHAGQIQQVRACYLVGADGGRSFVRKQLGVGFEGETRESDRMLIGDVQVDGLDRAYWHTWPKPGTRTLRLGLCPLPGTNLFQFMAPLGPDEVPELSLESLQKRFDTGSGRSDIRLHGLSWLSLYRVNIRLVDRYRTGNVFLAGDAAHVHSPAGGQGLNTGVQDAYNLGWKLGQVLAGAPEALLDTYEEERRPIAANVLGISTKLHQRSAQGDPNAYQRGTETQQLGLHCRGSSLSRDERATPVGLQAGDRAPDAPCHDATGSPVRLFEAFRGPHFTLLAWGASQTDLVNRLNAHPGRGVHAYTVVRPGEPSHERTLVDTYGHVHRAYGADSGTLMLVRPDGYLGWITPQSSADSLHAYLRQVSASA from the coding sequence ATGAAGACGCAGGTGCTGATTGTCGGAGCGGGTCCCACGGGTTTGACGTTGGCGTGTGAGCTTGCCCGGCGGGGCGTGCATTTCCGGATCATCGAAAAAGCGCCGGAGCCCTTCGCCGGTTCGCGAGGCAAGGGCTTACAGCCCCGCACGCTGGAGCTCTTCGAGGATCTCGGCGTGCTCGACGCGGTGCTGGCCGCTGGCATGCGGTATCCGCCCCTTCGCGCGTATGCGGAAGGCGCCGTCGTGTGGGAAGGGCATATGCACGAGCACCGAGAGGCCACCCCCGAAGTCCCCTTCCCCAACCCCTGGATGCTTCCTCAGGCGAGGACCGAGGGAATCTTGCGCGAGCGGCTCGCCGAATCCGGGTTCCACGTGGAGTTCGCCACCGAGCTGACGGGACTGGAGCAGGACGCCGAAGGGGTGACCGCGACCCTGCTTCACGCAGGTCAGATCCAGCAGGTGCGAGCCTGCTATCTGGTTGGCGCGGATGGTGGGCGCAGCTTCGTGCGCAAACAGCTCGGAGTCGGCTTCGAGGGCGAAACACGTGAGAGCGACCGGATGCTGATCGGCGATGTGCAGGTGGACGGACTGGACCGCGCGTACTGGCACACGTGGCCGAAGCCCGGAACGCGCACGCTCAGGCTCGGGCTGTGCCCGCTGCCGGGCACGAATCTCTTCCAGTTCATGGCCCCGCTCGGACCCGACGAGGTGCCCGAGCTGTCGCTGGAATCCCTGCAGAAGCGGTTCGACACCGGCTCGGGCCGCTCGGACATCCGGCTGCACGGGCTGAGCTGGCTGTCGCTGTACCGGGTCAACATCCGCTTGGTGGACCGGTACCGGACCGGCAACGTCTTCCTGGCGGGTGATGCCGCGCACGTGCACTCCCCAGCGGGCGGACAGGGGCTCAACACCGGCGTCCAGGATGCCTACAACCTGGGATGGAAGCTGGGCCAGGTGCTGGCCGGAGCCCCCGAGGCACTGCTGGACACCTATGAGGAAGAGCGGCGGCCGATCGCGGCGAATGTGCTGGGCATCAGCACGAAGCTGCACCAGCGCAGCGCACAAGGAGACCCGAACGCGTACCAGCGAGGCACCGAGACCCAGCAGTTGGGGCTCCACTGCCGGGGCAGCTCCCTGTCGAGGGATGAGCGCGCCACACCGGTGGGGCTTCAGGCAGGAGATCGCGCCCCCGATGCACCCTGCCACGACGCCACCGGTTCTCCGGTACGGTTGTTCGAGGCCTTCCGGGGCCCTCACTTCACCTTGCTGGCCTGGGGCGCCTCCCAGACCGATCTGGTGAACCGGCTCAACGCCCACCCCGGGCGGGGCGTGCACGCCTATACCGTGGTCCGGCCCGGAGAGCCCTCCCACGAGCGAACCCTCGTGGACACATACGGACACGTGCACCGCGCATATGGCGCTGACTCAGGCACGCTCATGCTGGTCCGGCCAGACGGCTACCTGGGGTGGATCACCCCGCAGTCCTCCGCCGACTCCCTCCATGCCTATCTGCGACAGGTCTCGGCCAGCGCGTGA
- a CDS encoding SDR family NAD(P)-dependent oxidoreductase gives MSELTGKVAFVTGGSRGIGEAIVRRLAAQGAQVVFTYVNSEDKARAVASDLEVAGHRVTALRVDSADAAALQRAVNDTAKRLGRLDIVVNNAGIGGKGAFEAVTLEQIDQMLAVNTRAAFVVAQAAVRHMGEGGRIISLGSNLAERVPFAGATLYAMSKSALLGFTRGLARDLGPRGITVNLVQPGATDTDMNPASGPTAELQRGLMAIPRYGDARAVAGLVAWLASPEAQSTTGASLVVDGGTNA, from the coding sequence ATGTCGGAACTCACAGGGAAGGTCGCGTTCGTCACCGGGGGAAGCCGGGGGATCGGCGAGGCCATCGTCCGGCGGCTCGCCGCACAGGGGGCCCAGGTGGTCTTCACCTACGTGAATTCAGAGGACAAAGCCCGCGCGGTGGCCTCGGATCTCGAGGTCGCGGGGCACCGGGTGACCGCCCTCCGGGTGGACAGCGCCGATGCGGCGGCACTCCAGCGGGCGGTCAACGACACCGCGAAGCGTCTGGGGCGGCTCGACATCGTGGTCAACAACGCCGGCATTGGGGGAAAAGGGGCCTTCGAGGCCGTCACGTTGGAGCAGATCGATCAAATGCTCGCCGTCAACACGAGGGCCGCCTTTGTCGTCGCCCAGGCTGCCGTGCGGCACATGGGGGAGGGCGGCCGGATCATCTCGCTCGGCTCGAACCTGGCCGAGCGGGTTCCCTTTGCCGGGGCGACGCTCTATGCGATGAGCAAGTCCGCCTTGCTTGGATTCACCCGGGGGCTTGCCCGTGATCTCGGGCCTCGCGGCATCACCGTCAACCTGGTGCAGCCTGGCGCGACCGACACGGACATGAATCCCGCCTCGGGGCCCACCGCGGAGCTTCAGCGCGGCCTGATGGCCATTCCCCGGTATGGAGACGCACGTGCCGTGGCGGGACTGGTGGCCTGGTTGGCGAGTCCCGAGGCGCAATCGACCACCGGCGCCTCGCTGGTCGTGGATGGTGGCACGAACGCTTGA
- a CDS encoding TetR/AcrR family transcriptional regulator → MLVFWERGYEGASLGDLTDAMGINRPSLYAAFGCKEALFREAIVLYQKEEGSASQQALAQPSTAREAVERMLRDRVTAYVSPDKPPGCMLILAAVLGTPENQPVREALCQMRQESQSRFQARLDQGIAEGDIPQDTDTEALAHFYSAVLAGLSIKSRDGASRETLLRVVDNAMRAWDVLAQPSQPTRGSEAAAVKRRRR, encoded by the coding sequence ATGCTCGTCTTCTGGGAACGAGGCTATGAGGGCGCCTCCCTGGGAGACTTGACGGACGCCATGGGGATCAATCGCCCGAGCCTCTACGCGGCCTTCGGCTGCAAAGAGGCCCTCTTCCGGGAAGCCATCGTGCTGTACCAGAAGGAAGAAGGCTCGGCGAGCCAGCAGGCCTTGGCGCAGCCATCCACCGCTCGCGAGGCAGTCGAGCGGATGCTGCGCGACAGGGTCACGGCGTACGTCTCCCCCGACAAGCCGCCCGGATGCATGCTGATCCTGGCAGCAGTGCTCGGCACGCCAGAAAACCAGCCCGTCCGTGAAGCGCTCTGCCAGATGCGCCAGGAATCGCAAAGCCGCTTCCAGGCCCGTCTCGACCAGGGAATCGCTGAGGGCGACATTCCCCAGGACACGGATACCGAGGCCCTGGCCCACTTCTACTCGGCCGTTCTGGCAGGACTGTCGATCAAATCCCGCGATGGCGCTTCTCGAGAGACGCTGTTACGTGTCGTCGACAACGCCATGAGGGCCTGGGACGTCCTGGCACAGCCGTCCCAACCAACTCGAGGGAGTGAAGCCGCCGCCGTCAAGCGGCGGCGGCGGTGA
- a CDS encoding pirin family protein: MLTLRNSEARGHANHEWLDSHHTFSFSDYYDPSFMGFRALRVINEDRVAGLSGFGTHSHRDMEIITYVLSGQLEHRDSLGSVGVLRAGEMQRMTAGTGVQHSEVNREEEEVHFLQIWVLPERKGLKPDYEQKFFPREERQGGFRLVVSPEGKDGSLKVNQDVRLYSTLLSQGEKAGHTLAPGRHAWLQVARGVGTLNGVPVKAGDGVAVSDESKLELLASEPMEALLFDLA, from the coding sequence ATGCTGACGCTCAGGAACTCGGAAGCACGCGGACATGCGAACCACGAGTGGTTGGACTCTCACCACACCTTCTCGTTCTCGGACTACTACGATCCCTCGTTCATGGGATTTCGCGCCCTGCGCGTCATCAACGAGGACCGGGTGGCGGGGCTGAGCGGCTTCGGTACGCATTCGCACCGCGACATGGAGATCATCACCTACGTGCTCTCCGGCCAGCTTGAACACCGTGACAGCTTGGGCTCGGTGGGCGTGCTGCGCGCCGGAGAGATGCAGCGGATGACGGCGGGCACGGGCGTGCAGCACAGCGAGGTGAACCGCGAGGAGGAGGAGGTGCACTTCCTGCAAATCTGGGTTCTCCCCGAGCGCAAGGGGCTGAAGCCAGACTATGAGCAGAAGTTCTTCCCGCGTGAGGAGCGCCAAGGAGGCTTCCGGCTCGTGGTGTCGCCCGAGGGGAAGGACGGCTCTCTGAAGGTGAACCAGGACGTGCGGCTGTACAGCACGCTCCTGAGCCAGGGTGAGAAGGCTGGGCACACGCTGGCTCCTGGGCGGCACGCTTGGTTGCAGGTGGCGCGCGGGGTGGGGACGCTCAACGGGGTGCCCGTGAAGGCCGGAGACGGTGTGGCCGTGTCCGACGAATCGAAGCTGGAGCTCCTGGCGTCCGAGCCGATGGAAGCCTTGCTGTTCGATCTGGCCTGA